A genomic window from Candidatus Palauibacter scopulicola includes:
- the mltG gene encoding endolytic transglycosylase MltG — MKRRSKGTGVRLLLAAFAALAPVAYGFFSAEFRGRGTPDGSVVEVLIPDGAASLEVADVLRAQELIFHPRIFDAYVRLKGQGRQLKAGRYEIPRGAPYPYLLEVLRTGAVVTTPLTIPEGLRLPQVAERLAAYVGDSTAAVLAYLAAPERVAELGVPGPTLEGYLFPETYRFADGVGIPVIVQAIVGRYSDFWGAEERAKAAALGLDEREVVTLASIVEKEVRWDEERPVVAGVYWNRLQRDMLLQADPTVQYALGEPRARLLYRDIDSVADHPYNTYTQPGLPPGPIASPGAASLRAALQPADHEYIFFVARNDGSHEFTRTLREHNNAINRIRLDRESAER, encoded by the coding sequence ATGAAACGCCGGTCGAAAGGAACGGGCGTTCGCCTGCTCCTCGCCGCTTTCGCCGCCCTGGCGCCCGTGGCGTACGGGTTCTTCTCCGCCGAGTTCCGGGGCCGGGGCACTCCCGATGGGTCGGTGGTCGAGGTCCTCATCCCGGATGGCGCCGCATCGCTCGAGGTGGCGGACGTGCTCCGGGCGCAGGAACTGATCTTCCATCCGCGGATCTTCGACGCGTACGTGCGCCTGAAGGGTCAGGGTCGGCAGCTGAAGGCCGGCCGGTACGAGATTCCGCGCGGCGCTCCGTACCCGTACCTGCTGGAGGTGCTCCGAACCGGGGCCGTCGTGACGACGCCGCTGACGATCCCGGAGGGTCTCCGGCTCCCGCAGGTGGCGGAACGCCTGGCCGCCTACGTCGGCGATTCGACGGCCGCCGTCCTTGCCTACCTTGCAGCTCCGGAGCGGGTGGCTGAGCTGGGCGTGCCGGGTCCCACGCTCGAAGGATACCTGTTCCCGGAGACGTATCGATTCGCCGACGGGGTCGGAATCCCGGTCATCGTGCAGGCGATCGTCGGACGATACTCCGATTTCTGGGGAGCCGAGGAGCGAGCTAAAGCCGCCGCGCTCGGTCTCGACGAGCGAGAGGTCGTGACGCTCGCGAGCATCGTCGAGAAAGAGGTCCGGTGGGACGAGGAGCGTCCGGTGGTCGCGGGGGTCTACTGGAACCGCCTTCAGCGCGACATGCTTCTGCAGGCGGATCCCACAGTACAGTACGCCCTCGGTGAGCCGCGGGCGCGCCTGCTCTATCGGGACATCGACTCCGTCGCGGATCACCCATACAACACCTATACGCAGCCGGGACTGCCGCCCGGGCCCATCGCTTCTCCCGGAGCGGCATCGCTGCGGGCCGCCCTCCAGCCCGCCGACCACGAGTACATCTTCTTCGTGGCGCGAAACGACGGCTCGCACGAATTCACCCGGACCCTGCGCGAGCACAACAACGCGATAAACCGGATCCGCCTCGACCGCGAGTCGGCGGAACGCTAG
- the ruvX gene encoding Holliday junction resolvase RuvX, translating into MPRSRLMALDYGRRRIGVAVTDPTRTIAAPHGVVERAKRRAPGTAIPGALAELVAELEPAAILVGIPFSMDGTAGEMAEEARAFARALEEATGVRTIEWDERLSTARAERELLSMNPPRGRRRPKGRTDEMAAALMLSAYLRSTPAGAGVPRGP; encoded by the coding sequence ATGCCCCGCAGCCGTTTGATGGCGCTCGACTACGGCCGACGACGCATCGGGGTGGCCGTCACGGATCCGACCCGGACGATCGCGGCGCCCCACGGTGTGGTGGAGAGGGCGAAGAGACGGGCTCCCGGGACCGCGATCCCGGGCGCGCTGGCCGAACTCGTTGCGGAATTGGAGCCCGCCGCCATCCTCGTGGGTATCCCCTTCTCAATGGATGGGACCGCGGGCGAGATGGCCGAAGAGGCGCGGGCCTTCGCCCGGGCTTTGGAGGAAGCGACGGGAGTGCGAACCATCGAGTGGGATGAGCGGCTGTCGACCGCGCGGGCGGAACGAGAGCTCCTCAGCATGAATCCGCCTCGCGGCCGGCGGCGACCGAAGGGCCGGACGGACGAAATGGCCGCGGCGTTGATGCTCTCCGCCTATCTGCGCAGCACCCCCGCCGGTGCAGGCGTCCCCCGGGGCCCATGA
- a CDS encoding thymidine phosphorylase — protein MLPTRIIEKKRDGGRLSSDELAAFLRAYLEGDVTEYQMSAFLMAVFIRGLDPAELSVLLREIIDSGARLRFADDGPPAVDKHSTGGVGDKVSLILAPLLAEAGLRVPMMSGRGLGHTGGTLDKLEAIPGFNVSVDLARFQAILDEIGCAMIGQTKEIAPLDGRLYALRDVTGTVPSPALIAASIVSKKVAEGIGALVLDVKCGRGAFITDRDQARGLARTMVDLATAEGVRTSALLTAMDAPLGRTVGNALEVREAIETLRGGGPADLREVTLALSAELLVSVGHAADAEEAAAELGAILDGGAALERFARLIEVQGGDPGVADDPGRLPAAPIREPFLSPGSGWLDVDARTVGVASVELGAGRRRVEDPVDPRVGFEFHRRAGDRVSEGEPLLTVHAADAASAATAARRLADAIRLSSEPPASQPLILERIAG, from the coding sequence ATGCTCCCCACACGGATTATCGAGAAGAAACGCGACGGCGGGCGGCTCTCGTCCGACGAACTCGCGGCCTTCCTGCGCGCGTATCTCGAAGGGGACGTCACCGAGTATCAGATGTCCGCCTTCCTCATGGCCGTGTTCATTCGGGGGCTGGATCCCGCCGAACTCTCCGTGCTCCTGCGGGAGATCATCGACTCCGGGGCGCGACTGCGGTTCGCGGACGACGGCCCGCCGGCGGTCGACAAGCACTCCACCGGCGGCGTCGGGGACAAGGTCTCGCTCATCCTGGCGCCGCTCCTGGCCGAAGCCGGCCTTCGCGTGCCCATGATGTCGGGTCGCGGCCTCGGACATACCGGAGGGACGCTGGACAAGCTCGAGGCGATTCCCGGCTTCAACGTGTCTGTGGATCTGGCACGGTTCCAGGCCATTCTCGATGAGATCGGGTGCGCGATGATCGGCCAGACGAAGGAAATCGCGCCGCTCGACGGACGTCTCTACGCGCTCCGGGATGTGACGGGGACCGTACCCTCCCCAGCCCTGATCGCGGCCTCGATCGTTTCGAAGAAAGTGGCCGAGGGGATCGGGGCGCTCGTACTCGACGTGAAGTGTGGGCGTGGCGCCTTCATTACCGACCGTGACCAGGCACGTGGGTTGGCGCGCACCATGGTCGACCTCGCGACAGCCGAGGGGGTGCGGACGAGTGCACTCCTGACCGCGATGGATGCCCCGCTGGGCCGCACCGTCGGCAACGCGCTGGAAGTGCGCGAAGCGATCGAGACTTTGAGAGGCGGAGGACCCGCGGATCTGCGCGAAGTCACCCTGGCGCTGAGCGCCGAGTTGCTCGTCTCCGTCGGTCACGCTGCCGACGCTGAAGAGGCTGCGGCGGAACTCGGCGCGATTCTGGATGGCGGGGCCGCGCTCGAGCGCTTCGCGCGGCTCATCGAGGTCCAGGGAGGGGACCCGGGGGTGGCCGACGACCCCGGGCGCCTCCCCGCGGCCCCGATCCGCGAACCCTTCCTGTCCCCCGGCTCCGGTTGGCTCGATGTCGACGCTCGCACGGTGGGCGTCGCCTCGGTGGAACTTGGGGCCGGCCGCCGCCGCGTCGAGGACCCGGTCGATCCGAGGGTGGGGTTCGAGTTTCACCGCAGGGCGGGCGACAGAGTCTCTGAAGGCGAACCTCTGCTCACCGTGCACGCGGCGGACGCGGCCAGCGCCGCGACGGCCGCCCGCCGCCTCGCGGACGCGATTCGGCTCTCCTCCGAACCGCCGGCGTCGCAACCGCTGATCCTGGAGCGGATCGCCGGCTAG
- a CDS encoding PBP1A family penicillin-binding protein, whose product MIGRRRTARRSRGAKKGTAGQRRNVRRALLLAVLIGGGLGGGVAWRGWTHLCDECPSIAQIYAFEPKEATKLFAADGSLLAELAIERRTPIRMEALPRHVYNAFIAVEDKRFWGHAGVDLLRTTRAFFDFLLRGYGAAGGSSITQQLAGNMFEGSVNRRDISVRRKLREMRVAIDLERAYSKWEIIEAYLNQINFDGVFGVQAAAERYFGKTAAQLNLPEAALLAAIPRNPAGYNPIRRPERAIGRRNLVLELMAVQGLVSIADAEAAKAYPLELARGARIEQDAPYFVEWVRQRLYDRYGTDIYEKGFRVYTTLDPELQAVADSALLAQLEWVDRHPAYRGVTFEEVRAWPPDSLYQVSRGGAEMPYVQGMFVALDAATGDVRAMVGGRDFGDSEFNRATQAIRQPGSVFKPFVYATAIAAGIPASEIIYDQPYYLENVGGDPYAPRNFDNDFKGPMTLRRALARSINVVAVKLGQRVGEESFAQMAERMGVASSVPRVPSAAIGSMDVRPIEIAAAYSTFANLGVRVSPRSILRVESRDGRVLWESRVQRERVLERDIAWVAQSMLRDAVDQGTGTLAVRSRYAIPFSVPVAGKTGTTNDATNTWFVGFTPDLVTTTWIGHDRPRRIYAGATGGGTAAPVGAAVLARYYETHEHPDAWERPPGLIERTVSETTGLLSTRWCPLDVRYVEIYLEGTEPTEMCDAHGPWSAQVPVRGKSAPH is encoded by the coding sequence ATGATCGGTCGACGACGAACCGCGCGCCGGTCGCGTGGCGCGAAGAAGGGGACGGCCGGGCAGCGGAGAAACGTGCGCCGCGCCCTGCTGCTTGCCGTTCTGATCGGTGGCGGACTCGGGGGAGGCGTGGCGTGGCGCGGATGGACCCACCTGTGCGACGAGTGTCCCTCCATCGCCCAGATCTACGCCTTCGAACCCAAGGAGGCGACGAAACTCTTCGCGGCGGACGGATCCCTTCTCGCGGAACTTGCCATCGAACGGCGGACGCCCATCCGGATGGAGGCGCTTCCGCGTCACGTGTACAACGCCTTCATCGCGGTCGAGGACAAGCGCTTCTGGGGTCACGCGGGAGTGGATCTGCTGCGGACGACGCGGGCCTTCTTCGATTTCCTGCTGAGGGGGTACGGAGCCGCGGGCGGCAGTTCGATCACGCAGCAACTCGCGGGCAACATGTTCGAGGGCTCCGTGAACCGGCGGGACATCAGCGTGCGCAGGAAGCTGCGCGAGATGCGGGTCGCGATCGACCTCGAGCGCGCGTACAGCAAGTGGGAGATCATCGAAGCCTACCTCAACCAGATCAACTTCGACGGCGTGTTCGGAGTCCAGGCCGCGGCGGAGCGTTACTTCGGGAAGACGGCCGCGCAGCTCAACCTGCCGGAGGCGGCGCTGCTCGCGGCCATCCCGCGGAATCCGGCGGGATACAACCCGATCCGCCGCCCGGAGCGGGCCATCGGACGGCGCAATCTCGTCCTTGAACTGATGGCCGTGCAGGGACTCGTGAGCATCGCGGACGCCGAGGCGGCGAAGGCGTACCCGCTGGAACTCGCGAGGGGAGCCCGCATCGAGCAGGACGCGCCCTACTTCGTGGAGTGGGTGCGGCAGCGGCTCTACGACCGATACGGCACCGACATCTACGAGAAGGGGTTCCGCGTCTACACGACGCTCGACCCGGAGCTCCAGGCGGTCGCGGATTCCGCGCTGCTCGCGCAGCTGGAGTGGGTGGACCGCCACCCGGCCTATCGCGGCGTCACCTTCGAGGAGGTGCGGGCGTGGCCGCCCGACAGCCTGTACCAGGTGAGCCGCGGGGGCGCCGAGATGCCCTATGTGCAGGGGATGTTCGTCGCCCTGGACGCGGCGACCGGCGACGTGCGGGCGATGGTGGGCGGGCGCGATTTCGGCGACTCCGAGTTCAACCGCGCGACCCAGGCCATCCGGCAGCCGGGTTCCGTGTTCAAGCCGTTCGTCTACGCGACGGCGATCGCGGCCGGCATCCCCGCATCGGAGATCATTTACGACCAGCCGTACTACCTCGAGAACGTCGGCGGCGATCCCTACGCACCGCGCAACTTCGATAACGACTTCAAGGGCCCGATGACGCTGCGGCGCGCGCTCGCCCGGTCGATCAACGTCGTGGCCGTCAAGCTGGGCCAGCGCGTCGGCGAGGAGTCGTTCGCGCAGATGGCCGAGCGCATGGGGGTCGCATCGAGCGTCCCGCGCGTGCCCTCGGCCGCGATCGGCTCGATGGATGTCCGTCCGATCGAGATTGCCGCCGCCTACAGCACCTTCGCGAACCTCGGCGTGCGGGTCTCGCCCCGGTCGATCCTTCGCGTGGAGAGCAGGGACGGCCGCGTGCTCTGGGAGAGCCGGGTCCAGCGTGAGCGGGTGCTGGAGCGGGACATCGCCTGGGTCGCCCAGTCCATGCTGCGGGACGCGGTGGACCAGGGGACGGGGACGCTGGCGGTGAGGTCCCGCTACGCGATTCCCTTCTCCGTACCGGTGGCGGGAAAAACGGGGACGACGAACGACGCGACCAACACCTGGTTCGTCGGATTCACGCCGGACCTCGTGACGACGACGTGGATCGGGCACGACCGGCCCCGGCGCATCTATGCGGGCGCCACGGGCGGAGGCACGGCGGCGCCGGTCGGAGCCGCGGTGTTGGCGCGCTACTACGAGACGCACGAACACCCCGACGCGTGGGAGCGGCCGCCGGGCCTCATCGAGCGGACCGTGAGCGAGACCACGGGACTGCTGTCCACGCGCTGGTGTCCGCTCGACGTCCGCTACGTCGAGATCTACCTCGAGGGGACGGAACCGACCGAGATGTGCGACGCGCATGGTCCGTGGAGCGCGCAGGTCCCCGTCCGCGGGAAGTCCGCGCCACACTAG
- the tyrS gene encoding tyrosine--tRNA ligase — translation MFLPVDEQIRRIRAGAESIVPEDELVAKLERSAREDRPLLIKQGFDPTRPDLHIGHGVSIHKLRTFQELGHRVVFVMGDFTARVGDPSGRDETRPMLSEEEIESNLATYEDQVFRILDPAATEIRKNSEWLAGLALADILRLTSQYTVARMLERDDFAARHREGRPISLVEFLYPMMQAYDSVALRADVELGGTDQRFNLLLGRTLQERAGQEPQVCLIMPLLRGTDGHRKMSKSYGNYVGIAMEAAETFGRVMSIPDTLLDEWLVLVSSASGEELASRCAQAETDPLAAKRWLAGDLVARYHGAAAAGEAREAFDRLHRRREVPEDVPAVSLSLGGEETLWIAHILRDSGLAASSSEAGRLIRQGAVRVDGSVIRAGDLRLGEGEYLVQRGKRAFARISLRS, via the coding sequence ATGTTTCTCCCCGTAGACGAACAGATCCGCCGCATCCGCGCGGGAGCCGAGTCCATCGTCCCCGAGGACGAACTCGTGGCCAAGCTCGAGCGCTCGGCCCGGGAGGATCGGCCCCTCCTTATTAAACAGGGGTTCGACCCGACCCGGCCCGACCTCCACATCGGCCACGGCGTGTCGATCCACAAGCTGCGGACCTTCCAGGAACTCGGCCACCGCGTCGTGTTCGTGATGGGTGACTTCACGGCCCGCGTGGGCGACCCGAGCGGAAGGGACGAGACGCGGCCGATGCTGTCCGAGGAGGAGATCGAGTCGAACCTGGCCACCTACGAAGACCAGGTTTTCCGCATCCTCGATCCGGCGGCGACCGAGATCCGGAAGAACAGCGAATGGCTCGCCGGCCTCGCGCTGGCGGACATCCTGCGGCTCACCTCGCAGTACACCGTCGCCCGCATGCTCGAGCGCGACGACTTCGCCGCGCGCCACCGGGAGGGACGTCCCATCAGCCTCGTCGAATTCCTCTACCCGATGATGCAGGCGTACGATTCCGTCGCGTTGCGGGCCGATGTCGAACTCGGCGGCACCGATCAGCGGTTCAACCTGCTGCTGGGGAGAACGCTTCAGGAGCGTGCGGGCCAGGAGCCGCAGGTGTGCCTCATCATGCCGCTTCTGCGCGGGACCGACGGACACCGGAAGATGTCCAAGAGCTACGGCAACTACGTCGGGATCGCGATGGAGGCGGCGGAGACGTTCGGGCGCGTCATGTCGATCCCGGACACGCTGCTCGACGAGTGGCTCGTGCTCGTGTCGAGCGCCTCCGGCGAGGAACTCGCTTCCCGTTGCGCCCAGGCGGAGACCGATCCGCTCGCCGCCAAGCGGTGGCTGGCCGGAGACCTCGTGGCCCGCTACCACGGCGCCGCGGCCGCCGGCGAGGCGCGGGAGGCGTTCGACCGCCTGCACCGGCGCCGGGAGGTGCCCGAGGATGTCCCTGCCGTCTCGCTCTCTCTCGGAGGGGAGGAGACGCTCTGGATCGCGCACATCCTCCGCGATTCGGGGCTCGCGGCTTCCTCCTCGGAGGCGGGCCGACTCATCCGCCAGGGGGCGGTGCGCGTGGACGGGAGCGTGATCCGGGCGGGCGACCTCCGGCTGGGAGAAGGCGAGTATCTCGTGCAGCGAGGCAAGCGGGCATTCGCGCGGATCTCCCTCCGGTCCTGA